In one window of Leptospira sp. GIMC2001 DNA:
- a CDS encoding motility protein A, which yields MDIASVIGLGLGVFLLLFGTIQAGLSPLDLINIPSVFITFGGATAATMISQPWEGTLTVGKITQKVFQTPKFDLPNLIITLVSFSEKARREGLLALEDDINDLPEEFLRKGIQLVVDGTDPELVRNIMETEIDNVAKRHLNGRAWWDAWGGLAPGFGMLGTLIGLIAMLNNLGAGDPSLIGSGMAAALITTLYGSLGSNLIAIPFVRKLTRRSEDELIVKQVMVEGTLSIQSGDNPRIVKEKLASFLAPVDRVSLKEEDN from the coding sequence ATGGATATAGCATCGGTCATAGGATTAGGATTAGGAGTCTTTCTTCTTCTCTTCGGAACTATTCAAGCAGGATTATCCCCGCTTGATCTTATCAACATTCCATCGGTATTTATTACCTTTGGTGGAGCGACGGCTGCGACAATGATTTCGCAACCATGGGAAGGAACGCTAACAGTCGGCAAAATTACGCAAAAAGTTTTCCAAACTCCCAAATTTGATCTACCCAATCTAATCATAACTCTCGTCTCCTTCTCCGAGAAAGCTCGTCGTGAAGGATTGCTTGCACTCGAAGATGATATCAATGACTTACCAGAAGAATTTTTACGCAAAGGAATTCAGTTGGTAGTGGACGGAACAGATCCAGAGCTCGTTAGAAATATTATGGAAACTGAGATTGACAACGTCGCCAAACGTCACTTAAATGGTCGCGCTTGGTGGGATGCATGGGGCGGTCTCGCTCCAGGATTCGGGATGTTAGGAACTTTGATTGGACTTATCGCCATGTTGAACAACTTAGGTGCTGGAGATCCATCCCTAATCGGATCTGGTATGGCTGCTGCTCTTATCACAACTTTGTACGGATCGCTTGGATCAAACTTAATTGCGATTCCTTTTGTTCGTAAGTTAACAAGAAGAAGTGAAGACGAATTGATTGTTAAGCAAGTAATGGTAGAAGGAACTCTATCCATTCAATCTGGAGACAACCCACGTATTGTGAAAGAAAAACTCGCATCCTTCCTTGCTCCAGTCGATCGAGTCTCCTTGAAAGAGGAAGATAATTAA
- the motB gene encoding flagellar motor protein MotB gives MAKKKVKCPECVQKVGEYMLTYGDMVTLLLCFFILLYTTGKTDAREMHIILSAFKSTTGLFTGGQTLSKGSLEEMGMTIESLPSQVQGKNLSKSKKDATQIFQPEIQAGKVRISEDERGLVISLVGADYFYPGSAILTSTIKETLIKAAGLIKDLERFVRVEGHSDLDAITPGPMPGREEREYLNNWDLAGARAINTTVFMINSKDLRPSDFQAVSFGSYRPLALENKGTPEAKAFNRRIDIVILTEKSTKRKTFESGYGLPDSRFPQTESTTEGDN, from the coding sequence ATGGCTAAGAAGAAGGTCAAATGTCCAGAATGCGTTCAGAAAGTAGGGGAGTACATGCTCACCTACGGAGACATGGTGACTCTTCTTCTCTGCTTCTTTATTCTTTTGTATACTACAGGTAAGACAGATGCGAGAGAGATGCATATTATCCTTTCTGCATTCAAATCTACAACTGGCTTATTCACTGGTGGACAGACTCTATCCAAAGGAAGTCTTGAAGAAATGGGAATGACCATAGAGAGTCTTCCGTCTCAAGTCCAAGGTAAAAATCTCTCCAAATCCAAAAAAGATGCGACTCAGATTTTCCAACCTGAAATTCAAGCAGGCAAAGTAAGAATCTCTGAAGACGAAAGAGGACTTGTAATCTCACTTGTTGGTGCAGATTACTTCTATCCTGGTTCGGCAATATTGACGTCGACAATCAAAGAAACTTTAATCAAAGCAGCCGGTTTAATCAAAGATCTTGAACGTTTTGTACGAGTAGAAGGACATAGCGATCTAGATGCGATAACTCCAGGACCAATGCCGGGTCGAGAAGAAAGAGAATACCTTAATAATTGGGATCTTGCGGGTGCTCGCGCAATCAATACAACAGTGTTTATGATCAATTCGAAAGACTTAAGACCGAGTGACTTCCAAGCAGTGAGCTTTGGTTCTTATCGTCCGCTTGCGCTAGAGAATAAGGGAACACCTGAAGCAAAAGCTTTCAATCGAAGAATTGATATTGTGATTCTAACTGAGAAATCAACCAAGAGAAAAACTTTTGAAAGTGGATATGGACTTCCTGATTCAAGATTTCCTCAGACAGAATCAACTACTGAAGGTGATAATTAA
- a CDS encoding flagellar basal body-associated FliL family protein, translating to MGDSEIDEDEGGLAEGSPGGVGTSPIIKWLLYIAGAIFGIIIVAVISMLVAQRTATSVFKEQKNIALVKAPPPLDTFNIEEEFRINTADIGESHFVKMKLVFGIESGQPALSQELSSRRAQMQNLINLIISRKTKDELKTITQQLDLREEIKAHINHILTNGKIKEVYFTEFIIN from the coding sequence ATGGGTGATTCAGAAATAGATGAAGACGAAGGCGGGTTAGCCGAAGGAAGTCCTGGAGGTGTCGGTACATCGCCAATCATCAAATGGTTGTTATATATTGCTGGAGCGATATTTGGTATAATAATTGTCGCTGTAATATCCATGTTGGTTGCCCAGAGAACTGCTACTTCTGTTTTCAAAGAGCAGAAAAACATCGCATTAGTCAAAGCACCACCACCATTGGATACATTCAATATCGAAGAAGAATTCCGTATCAATACAGCGGATATTGGTGAATCGCATTTTGTTAAGATGAAGTTGGTTTTTGGAATTGAGAGCGGACAACCTGCACTCTCGCAGGAACTATCCTCAAGAAGAGCTCAGATGCAAAACTTAATCAATTTGATCATTTCTAGAAAAACAAAAGACGAATTGAAAACCATCACTCAACAATTGGATTTACGCGAAGAGATTAAGGCCCATATCAACCATATTCTCACCAATGGTAAAATCAAAGAGGTGTATTTCACTGAGTTTATCATCAACTAG
- the kdsB gene encoding 3-deoxy-manno-octulosonate cytidylyltransferase: MNSNHSINSESKVIAVIPARYGSTRFPGKPLTKIGTKTMIRWTYESTALCKNLSNIIVATDDQRIYDEVTSFGGQVMMTSSNHPTGTDRIIEVVQNLGDKVNPASDVVINIQGDEPGIETELIEGVIEQKLKNRNWVITTAAVPMSQTEATDPNRVKVIFDQNGRAMYFSRAMIPHPFKSDSPFYQKEISENKSDNVYYRHLGMYCYNIDFLLQYGSLPLSSWESLESLEQLRVMQTGYEIGIFVADKATLSIDRPEDVSFVEAEFVKRGWI, encoded by the coding sequence ATGAACTCAAACCATAGTATAAATTCTGAATCTAAAGTGATCGCAGTTATTCCTGCACGTTATGGAAGTACGCGTTTTCCTGGGAAACCACTTACCAAGATCGGCACCAAAACAATGATTCGGTGGACTTATGAATCCACTGCCTTATGTAAGAACCTTTCCAATATCATCGTTGCAACCGATGACCAGAGAATCTACGATGAAGTCACTTCATTTGGTGGGCAAGTGATGATGACCAGTTCTAATCATCCAACAGGAACAGATCGTATCATAGAAGTTGTACAAAATTTAGGTGATAAGGTAAATCCCGCTTCCGATGTGGTGATCAATATCCAAGGAGATGAACCTGGAATCGAAACCGAACTCATCGAAGGCGTGATAGAACAAAAGTTGAAAAATCGAAATTGGGTCATTACTACTGCTGCGGTCCCAATGTCACAGACCGAAGCAACCGATCCCAATCGTGTGAAAGTAATATTTGATCAAAATGGCAGAGCCATGTATTTTTCTCGTGCGATGATTCCTCATCCATTTAAATCTGATTCACCTTTCTATCAAAAAGAAATTTCTGAAAATAAATCTGACAATGTCTACTATAGACATCTGGGAATGTATTGCTACAATATTGATTTTCTTTTGCAATATGGAAGTCTTCCTTTGAGCTCTTGGGAGAGCCTTGAATCATTGGAACAACTCAGAGTTATGCAAACGGGATATGAGATCGGAATCTTCGTTGCAGATAAAGCCACTTTATCTATTGATAGACCCGAAGATGTTTCCTTTGTTGAAGCTGAGTTTGTTAAACGAGGTTGGATTTAA
- a CDS encoding flagellar FlbD family protein: MIIVHRLKGEEFVINANLIETIEANPDTVVTLTTERKFVIKETVQELIQLVKDYHRDIYQSPIKTGRN; the protein is encoded by the coding sequence TTGATTATTGTTCATAGGTTAAAGGGTGAAGAATTTGTTATCAATGCAAATCTCATCGAGACGATTGAAGCAAATCCTGATACCGTTGTGACTTTGACAACTGAGCGTAAATTCGTGATTAAGGAAACCGTCCAAGAATTAATCCAATTGGTGAAAGATTACCACAGGGATATCTACCAAAGCCCAATCAAGACGGGAAGGAATTAA